Proteins found in one Methanofollis fontis genomic segment:
- a CDS encoding ABC transporter permease, with translation MVAVEVLLGATAQHIVLAYAALVISIAIAVPLAVLSLSSRPVASVVMTAANLVQAIPSLAVVAFVVPLLGIGFYPAIIVLVFRAFLPIVKNTWIGLSTTDPTSVEAARGIGLTNGQITRYIRFPHAYPAMFAGIRFAAILTNSVAVLTAIIGSGGLGTLIFEGISGSNIATLLSGAVPAILIAVCVDRALGEVEARIQK, from the coding sequence ATGGTAGCTGTCGAGGTGCTGCTCGGCGCCACCGCCCAGCATATCGTGCTTGCCTATGCAGCCCTGGTCATCTCGATTGCGATCGCCGTCCCCCTCGCGGTGCTCTCCCTCTCCTCGCGCCCGGTGGCGTCGGTGGTGATGACCGCCGCAAACCTCGTGCAGGCGATTCCGAGTCTTGCAGTCGTCGCATTCGTCGTCCCCCTCCTCGGGATCGGGTTTTATCCCGCTATCATCGTGCTCGTCTTCAGGGCGTTTCTCCCGATCGTCAAGAACACCTGGATCGGGCTCTCGACCACGGATCCGACCTCGGTAGAGGCGGCCCGGGGCATCGGCCTGACCAACGGACAGATCACCCGGTATATCCGGTTCCCCCACGCCTACCCGGCGATGTTTGCCGGGATCAGGTTTGCCGCCATCCTGACAAACAGCGTGGCCGTACTCACCGCCATCATCGGGAGCGGCGGACTCGGCACCCTGATCTTCGAGGGGATATCAGGGAGCAACATCGCAACGCTGCTCTCCGGTGCGGTGCCGGCGATCCTGATCGCCGTCTGTGTCGACCGGGCCCTTGGAGAGGTCGAGGCCCGGATACAGAAGTAA
- a CDS encoding ABC transporter permease, whose product MDLIAETVTLWQTYQMTARTVEHLSMFAAALSVSVVIGIGLGILLYRRQRYSGSVFALLNVLETFPDLALLALLIPFVGIGAMPTVIASILYSILPIARNAYTGLISVGREQIEVATAIGLTEHEVLTQIRIPLALPLVAGGIRIAVVFTMGIVTLGGLIGAGGLGVPLQTGIFNNIPEIILLAGAWVGLLAVILDGVAGLIEKRFQRRYGEW is encoded by the coding sequence ATGGACCTGATCGCCGAAACGGTCACACTCTGGCAGACCTACCAGATGACCGCCCGGACCGTCGAGCACCTGAGCATGTTCGCCGCCGCCCTGAGCGTCTCTGTCGTCATCGGGATCGGACTCGGCATCCTCCTCTACCGGCGGCAGCGGTATTCGGGGAGCGTGTTCGCACTGCTCAATGTGCTTGAGACCTTCCCCGACCTTGCACTCCTTGCCCTCCTGATCCCGTTTGTCGGCATCGGAGCCATGCCGACCGTCATCGCCTCCATCCTCTACTCGATCCTGCCAATCGCCCGCAATGCCTATACCGGGCTGATCAGTGTCGGCCGGGAGCAGATCGAGGTTGCAACGGCGATCGGACTGACTGAACATGAGGTGCTGACGCAGATCCGTATCCCGCTTGCCCTGCCCCTTGTGGCCGGGGGGATCCGGATCGCCGTGGTGTTCACGATGGGCATCGTCACGCTCGGCGGTCTCATCGGTGCCGGCGGACTGGGTGTGCCGCTCCAGACGGGCATCTTCAACAATATCCCCGAGATCATCCTGCTCGCCGGGGCATGGGTCGGTCTGCTCGCCGTCATCCTGGACGGTGTTGCAGGCCTCATCGAGAAACGCTTCCAGAGGAGGTACGGCGAATGGTAG
- a CDS encoding ABC transporter ATP-binding protein: MSEQRLFERIDRIALTGVTKRYDGRAAVEDLDLSVEGGELLILIGASGSGKTTTLRMINRLIEPDSGEIRINNTAIASVDPVALRRNIGYVIQQIGLFPHMSVGENVGLVPRIEGWTGERIRERVQYLLELVDLPPETYYDRYPRELSGGQQQRVGLARALAMDPPLLLMDEPFGALDPILRKQLQDEFCRIKEELGRTIVFVTHDIDEAFRLGDRIAIMHDARLVQVGTPEDLILHPVSGIVANMVDADRKFRHLETLSVRDLMTPVLRRYFFSASAGVQEGLCTMMDEDTGVAIVKEGEQVLGTVRRREAFTRRHEALTMGDIAALPPVFALDTPASEALQVLKESGGSFALVMDGEKPAGLFLCDEVLRRLI; encoded by the coding sequence ATGAGCGAACAACGCCTATTCGAACGGATCGACCGGATCGCTCTCACCGGGGTCACCAAACGTTACGACGGTCGGGCGGCGGTCGAGGATCTCGACCTCAGTGTCGAAGGGGGCGAACTGCTGATCCTGATCGGCGCCAGCGGATCCGGGAAGACGACGACCCTCCGGATGATCAACCGGTTGATCGAACCGGACAGCGGCGAGATCCGGATCAACAACACCGCCATCGCATCGGTCGATCCGGTTGCACTGCGGCGGAACATCGGGTATGTCATCCAGCAGATCGGGCTCTTTCCCCATATGAGCGTGGGGGAGAATGTGGGTCTGGTGCCGCGGATCGAGGGATGGACGGGCGAACGCATCAGGGAGCGGGTCCAGTACCTGCTGGAACTCGTCGACCTCCCACCCGAGACCTATTATGACCGCTACCCGAGGGAACTCTCCGGCGGGCAGCAGCAACGGGTCGGTCTGGCCCGCGCCCTTGCAATGGACCCGCCGTTGCTGCTGATGGACGAACCCTTCGGCGCCCTGGATCCGATCCTCAGAAAACAGTTGCAGGACGAGTTCTGCCGGATCAAGGAGGAACTGGGCAGGACGATCGTCTTCGTCACCCATGACATCGACGAAGCCTTCAGGCTCGGCGACCGGATCGCCATCATGCATGACGCCCGCCTGGTACAGGTCGGGACACCGGAAGACCTGATCCTGCACCCGGTTTCCGGGATCGTGGCCAATATGGTCGATGCCGACCGAAAATTCCGGCACCTTGAGACATTGAGCGTCCGTGACCTGATGACGCCGGTTCTCAGACGCTACTTTTTTTCCGCCTCTGCCGGCGTGCAGGAGGGGTTGTGCACGATGATGGACGAGGATACGGGGGTGGCGATCGTCAAGGAGGGCGAACAGGTGCTCGGCACCGTCAGGCGTCGCGAGGCGTTTACACGCCGTCATGAAGCCCTGACGATGGGTGATATCGCCGCGCTCCCGCCGGTCTTCGCCCTCGACACTCCCGCCTCGGAGGCGCTTCAGGTCCTGAAGGAGTCAGGAGGTTCCTTTGCACTGGTGATGGACGGAGAAAAACCCGCAGGACTTTTTCTCTGCGATGAGGTCCTGAGAAGGCTGATCTGA
- a CDS encoding glycine betaine ABC transporter substrate-binding protein, with protein sequence MRAEAVCVIVLVLGCICAAGCTATSGESGATVVVGGKTFNEQYILAEMIALLLEDRGYDTEVKTNLNDATLFEGMKKGQIDVYVEYTGTAYSQLLKLPPMDVWEPDAVYEQVKEGLAGEGITVLSRIGFRDDYTIAVPEAWAVERNVTTITDLAPYIGDMTLGTDYVFPNREDGLPQLQRVYNFTFADSRQMSPTLMYDAIRSGEVDAITPYTTDTRVDLYDLRILEDERSAFPPYHAIMLVNDRIAGDQKAVETLDLLSDRIDTDRMRELNAEFDLEKREAREIAQEYLVSEGLIQG encoded by the coding sequence ATGAGAGCTGAAGCAGTCTGTGTGATTGTCCTCGTCCTGGGATGCATCTGTGCGGCAGGATGCACGGCGACATCCGGGGAGAGCGGGGCGACCGTGGTCGTCGGTGGAAAGACCTTTAACGAACAATATATTCTGGCGGAGATGATCGCCCTTCTCCTTGAGGACCGGGGCTATGACACCGAGGTAAAGACGAACCTCAACGACGCCACCCTGTTTGAGGGCATGAAAAAGGGGCAGATCGATGTCTATGTGGAGTACACCGGCACGGCCTATTCACAGCTCCTCAAACTGCCGCCGATGGATGTCTGGGAACCGGATGCGGTCTATGAACAGGTGAAGGAGGGGCTGGCGGGAGAGGGGATCACCGTGCTCTCCAGGATCGGCTTCAGGGACGATTACACCATCGCCGTGCCTGAAGCATGGGCGGTTGAGCGCAATGTGACGACGATCACCGATCTCGCCCCATATATCGGCGACATGACGCTCGGCACCGATTATGTCTTCCCGAACCGCGAGGACGGTCTGCCGCAGCTGCAGCGGGTCTATAACTTCACCTTCGCCGACTCCCGTCAGATGTCCCCCACCCTGATGTACGACGCCATCAGGAGCGGGGAGGTGGATGCGATCACTCCCTACACCACCGATACGCGGGTGGACCTCTACGACCTCCGCATACTGGAGGACGAACGCTCGGCCTTCCCGCCCTATCATGCGATCATGCTGGTGAACGACCGGATCGCCGGTGACCAGAAGGCGGTCGAGACCCTGGACCTCCTCTCCGACCGGATCGATACCGACCGGATGCGGGAGCTGAACGCCGAGTTCGACCTGGAAAAACGTGAGGCGAGAGAAATCGCACAGGAATATCTCGTTTCCGAAGGACTGATCCAGGGATAA
- a CDS encoding ferritin family protein, whose protein sequence is MPEFTNPFAGNANSRKLTDIELVRAIRFQIAAEYEAVQLYQQLAESTDNDLAKAVLYDIAEEEIVHAGEFLRLLKELAPDEAGYYEKGAREVEEMIEDLKK, encoded by the coding sequence ATGCCCGAATTCACCAATCCCTTTGCAGGAAACGCCAACAGCAGAAAGCTGACCGATATCGAGCTTGTACGTGCGATCAGGTTCCAGATTGCTGCCGAATATGAGGCAGTGCAGCTCTACCAGCAGCTCGCCGAGTCCACCGATAACGACCTTGCAAAGGCCGTGCTCTATGACATCGCCGAGGAGGAGATCGTCCATGCCGGCGAGTTTCTCAGGCTGCTGAAGGAGCTCGCTCCTGACGAAGCGGGCTACTACGAGAAAGGCGCCCGTGAAGTCGAGGAGATGATCGAGGACCTCAAGAAATAG
- a CDS encoding MBL fold metallo-hydrolase — MVAQDEKFSFIARMPDSPGSLQRAAAIIKRYGGNINRIQYSRCIDPSTVFFEVTASFPDYLSIQDELAAIGYLQRRLPAISFLRFNVQLPHHPGALADFLEMTTDAGANIAHVDFDDSGKHPDRLTVSLSLEESENVDALLNALKSRYPLEILDYDTTGERLDDTVFYVCFAQRLRTLIGSAEDPFLLHLLQEINHIVQELTNRGEDPLQVFASITETGETLKRTSGEEFYADVQRIDVGAGMTLICFQLPGGGNIYVFETADEAMMVDTGYGIYYPDVIEMFRHYGVADGTKLRRVVITHADADHCGAGGFYQAPAFLHRGTEAIIQSQNRATGSPVESSILESVYTTIINLFSRFTPPEDYTLFPEPDGEMRGIFPVLDRFTFAGMEFEVLESLGGHLHGLVYLFCPEAGILLTSDTVINFGSLTEARRRYSSLADFLVTSVNVNSDVARTERRALLEIAADVDRALAPSSRRCLVCGGHGAVSVLENGRLSAYGEIEHYTRGKKEGGPIS, encoded by the coding sequence ATGGTGGCGCAGGACGAGAAATTCTCCTTTATTGCCCGTATGCCCGACAGTCCGGGCTCTCTCCAGCGTGCGGCAGCGATCATCAAGCGCTATGGGGGCAATATCAACCGGATTCAGTACAGCAGATGCATCGATCCCTCCACGGTCTTCTTCGAGGTGACGGCATCCTTTCCCGATTACCTCTCGATACAGGACGAACTCGCCGCCATTGGCTACCTCCAGCGTCGCCTTCCGGCGATCAGTTTTCTCCGCTTCAATGTCCAGCTCCCCCACCACCCCGGCGCCCTCGCCGATTTCCTCGAGATGACCACCGATGCCGGGGCAAATATCGCGCATGTCGATTTCGACGACTCCGGGAAGCACCCGGACCGTTTGACGGTGAGCCTCAGTCTCGAGGAGAGCGAGAACGTCGATGCCCTCCTGAACGCCCTGAAGTCCCGCTATCCCCTTGAGATCCTGGACTATGACACCACCGGCGAGAGGCTGGACGACACGGTCTTCTATGTCTGCTTTGCCCAGCGCCTCAGAACGCTGATCGGATCGGCGGAGGACCCCTTCCTGCTCCACCTCCTCCAGGAGATCAACCATATCGTCCAGGAGCTCACGAACCGCGGTGAAGACCCCCTGCAGGTGTTTGCGAGCATCACCGAGACCGGCGAGACCCTGAAAAGGACGTCAGGAGAGGAATTTTATGCCGACGTCCAGCGTATCGACGTCGGCGCCGGGATGACGCTGATCTGCTTCCAGCTGCCGGGCGGCGGGAACATCTATGTGTTCGAGACGGCAGACGAGGCGATGATGGTGGATACCGGTTACGGCATCTATTATCCGGACGTGATCGAGATGTTCCGCCATTACGGGGTGGCCGACGGCACAAAACTCCGCCGGGTTGTCATCACCCATGCCGACGCCGACCACTGCGGGGCCGGCGGCTTCTACCAGGCACCTGCCTTCCTGCACCGCGGCACCGAGGCGATCATCCAGAGCCAGAACCGCGCCACCGGTTCGCCGGTCGAGTCCTCCATCCTTGAATCGGTATATACGACGATCATCAACCTCTTCTCCCGGTTCACCCCGCCTGAGGACTACACCCTCTTCCCGGAACCCGATGGCGAGATGCGCGGGATCTTTCCGGTGCTCGATCGCTTCACCTTCGCGGGGATGGAGTTCGAGGTGCTCGAAAGCCTGGGCGGTCACCTCCATGGCCTGGTCTATCTCTTTTGCCCGGAGGCGGGGATACTGCTCACGAGCGACACCGTGATCAACTTCGGGAGCCTCACGGAGGCGCGGAGACGCTACAGTTCCCTGGCAGATTTCCTGGTCACATCGGTCAATGTGAATTCGGACGTGGCCAGGACGGAACGGCGGGCGCTGCTCGAGATTGCGGCAGATGTGGACCGGGCGCTCGCCCCCTCATCCCGCCGCTGTCTGGTCTGCGGCGGCCACGGGGCGGTTTCGGTGCTGGAAAACGGCAGGCTCTCGGCCTACGGCGAGATCGAGCACTACACGCGGGGAAAAAAAGAGGGCGGACCTATTTCTTGA
- a CDS encoding SAM-dependent methyltransferase: protein MDYYDLITISTRFMAIMNPTTPEKVVRAGEMAALTAGDRVIEFGCGYGTILSLWGERFGISGRGIDLREEACRRAAETIASGGLSDRIAITRGDVLEEMPDASYTCAACIGSSHIWGGFCGALEAMGEWIGDAGRIVIGERYWERASVPPEFSREWGDVLTEYEILSAAGEAGYEVRGVLRATADDWDAYESGNWGGLLAWMAENPDDPALPGVRDYLHRIQDEYAGYGREYMGFALFVLVPASPAP from the coding sequence ATGGATTATTACGACCTCATCACCATCTCCACCCGGTTCATGGCGATCATGAACCCGACCACGCCCGAAAAGGTGGTCCGGGCCGGCGAGATGGCTGCCCTCACCGCGGGGGACCGGGTGATCGAGTTCGGGTGCGGCTACGGGACGATCCTCTCCCTCTGGGGGGAGCGTTTCGGTATCAGTGGTCGGGGCATCGACCTCAGGGAGGAGGCATGCCGCAGGGCGGCAGAAACAATTGCGAGTGGCGGACTTTCTGACAGGATCGCCATCACCCGCGGCGACGTCCTTGAGGAGATGCCCGACGCTTCCTATACCTGCGCCGCCTGCATCGGGTCCTCGCATATCTGGGGCGGGTTCTGCGGGGCGCTGGAGGCGATGGGGGAATGGATCGGCGATGCCGGCAGGATCGTGATCGGGGAGCGCTACTGGGAGCGGGCATCGGTCCCACCCGAGTTCAGCCGAGAATGGGGCGACGTGCTCACCGAATACGAGATCCTCTCGGCGGCGGGTGAGGCCGGATATGAGGTGAGGGGCGTTCTGAGGGCGACGGCAGACGACTGGGACGCCTACGAGTCCGGGAACTGGGGCGGACTCCTGGCATGGATGGCGGAAAACCCGGACGATCCCGCCCTGCCCGGGGTCAGGGACTACCTCCACCGCATCCAGGACGAATATGCCGGATATGGTCGGGAATATATGGGATTTGCCCTCTTTGTGCTCGTGCCGGCCTCTCCTGCACCATGA
- a CDS encoding exodeoxyribonuclease III: MRLLSWNVNGIRSVHKKGFCEWFRDETFDILCIQETKAQEEQVPDDLLSPPGYHALFSSAERRGYSGVALYTREKPLSYRRDFDGRFGEEGRIIIAEYPGFVLFDIYFPNGKMSQERLAYKMHFYDAFLESVGACMETGRGVIVCGDVNTAHRAIDLARPAPNRKVSGFLPEECAALDRWIDRGLVDTFRLFESGGGHYTYWDLKSRARDRNVGWRIDYFFVSSDLAGRVKDAFILPEVTGSDHCPIGIEIDL, translated from the coding sequence ATGAGGCTTCTGTCATGGAACGTGAACGGCATCCGTTCGGTCCATAAGAAAGGGTTCTGCGAATGGTTCAGGGACGAAACATTCGATATTCTCTGTATTCAGGAGACGAAGGCGCAGGAAGAGCAGGTCCCGGATGACCTGCTCTCCCCTCCCGGGTATCATGCCCTCTTCTCCTCTGCCGAACGCCGCGGCTACAGCGGCGTCGCCCTCTACACCCGGGAAAAGCCGCTCTCCTACCGCCGTGATTTCGACGGACGCTTCGGCGAGGAGGGGCGGATCATCATCGCCGAATACCCCGGGTTCGTGCTCTTCGACATCTATTTCCCGAACGGCAAGATGTCCCAGGAGCGTCTTGCCTATAAGATGCACTTCTATGACGCCTTTCTCGAATCTGTCGGAGCCTGTATGGAGACCGGGCGCGGCGTCATCGTCTGCGGCGACGTAAACACCGCCCACCGCGCCATCGACCTGGCGCGGCCCGCCCCAAACCGCAAGGTCTCCGGATTTCTCCCTGAGGAATGCGCCGCCCTCGACCGCTGGATCGACCGCGGGCTTGTGGACACCTTCAGGCTCTTCGAGTCCGGCGGGGGCCACTACACCTACTGGGACCTGAAAAGCCGGGCGCGGGACCGGAATGTCGGATGGCGGATCGATTACTTCTTCGTGAGTTCGGACCTCGCCGGGCGGGTGAAGGACGCCTTCATCCTGCCTGAGGTGACGGGGTCTGACCACTGCCCCATCGGCATCGAGATCGACCTCTAA
- a CDS encoding peptidylprolyl isomerase, whose protein sequence is MTDHPAGTGIVLHTTAGDITIQLYGDMPITAGNFEKLVREGFYNGVIFHRVIDGFMIQGGDPSGDGTGGPGYHIPDEFTAANNNLRGTISMANAGPNTGGSQFFINLVDNTYLDRNHPVFGKVIEGMDVVDAIGKTRTTPRDRPVKEVRILSAEAVE, encoded by the coding sequence ATGACAGACCATCCTGCAGGAACCGGGATCGTCCTCCACACCACGGCGGGCGACATCACCATCCAGCTCTATGGCGATATGCCGATCACCGCTGGCAACTTTGAGAAACTCGTCAGGGAAGGCTTCTACAACGGCGTGATCTTCCACCGCGTCATCGACGGCTTCATGATCCAGGGCGGCGACCCCTCCGGCGACGGCACCGGCGGACCGGGATACCACATCCCGGACGAGTTCACCGCTGCCAACAACAACCTGAGGGGGACGATCTCGATGGCGAATGCGGGCCCGAACACCGGCGGTTCGCAGTTCTTCATCAACCTGGTGGACAACACCTATCTCGACCGCAACCACCCGGTCTTCGGGAAGGTGATCGAGGGGATGGACGTCGTCGACGCCATCGGAAAGACCCGCACCACTCCCAGGGACCGCCCGGTCAAGGAGGTCAGGATCCTCTCGGCCGAAGCGGTCGAATAA
- a CDS encoding HEAT repeat domain-containing protein, with amino-acid sequence MTTDDDLRKQQHEMMLAEFLARLSHERPEYRWGAADALGRLRDARAVDPLIAAMDDPDPRVRKKAAWALGQIGDARGQRALLAAFRDPDENVREIAGEAYEILKEKMFR; translated from the coding sequence ATGACGACTGATGACGACCTGCGCAAACAGCAGCACGAGATGATGCTCGCGGAGTTCCTCGCCCGACTCTCCCACGAACGCCCGGAATACCGCTGGGGTGCGGCGGACGCCCTCGGCAGACTCCGGGACGCCCGTGCGGTGGACCCGCTGATCGCCGCCATGGATGACCCCGACCCACGGGTGCGCAAGAAGGCGGCATGGGCGCTCGGGCAGATCGGCGATGCACGGGGGCAGCGGGCACTGCTCGCGGCATTCAGGGATCCGGACGAGAATGTGCGTGAGATCGCCGGCGAGGCATATGAGATCCTGAAGGAGAAGATGTTCCGTTGA
- the mutS gene encoding DNA mismatch repair protein MutS yields MTGKMTPAMRQFYTMKEKHPDCIIFFRMGDFYETFGHDAEVVARDLDIVLTARGKDREGNRMPLAGVPYHAAETYISRLVSKGHRVAVCEQIEDPKKVKGIVKRDVVRVITPGTVIDESMIGSAHARYLMALCQDGGRRRVGMAFLDISTGEFFVEERDADGEDMGVVLSEVERYRPQECIAVSVPPALERRLSEEGVVVTTFREEAFEPARARTALLEHFGTHSLEGFGCEEGMDTAVRAAGAALIYATETQFTALSHITGLSVRLPAEQMALDAITLKNLEVTATIRGEGKEGTLLHVLDRTKTAMGSRTLRDRLVNPLLSVAGINRRLDAVEYFCGNTAVRTGLRDLLRGCADIERIAGRIAYGNATPRDLINLMTSLDAVSGIRTFLPDDVPPEIADACGALGDFSDVIDLIGRAIVDEPPANLKNGGVIRGGYSPDLDELRGLSGSGRSWIAEFQQSERERTGIKSLKVKYNRVFGYSIEVTKPNLHLVPPEYERRQTTANGERFTTPALREKETIITNADERLLSLEAELFAGLIQTLAGYTGGFQETGRAVGVLDVHAALAGVALHNAYSRPEITDNTKTIIRDGRHPVVEEMTPGAFVPNDTLIDGGGDQVLIITGANMAGKSTYMRAVALITIMAQIGSFVPASYASIGLVDRVFTRVGASDDLASGRSTFMVEMQECANILNNVTDRSLVVLDEIGRGTSTIDGYAIARAVLEYLHGSGRQGPRTLFATHFHQLIEVEGSLKRVRNFHFAVKETGSEVIFLRKIIPGATDKSYGVHVARLAGVPAKVTKRAEGIIRDIGNGAASSGKGGPKYTQMLLISDNPAPPVHNPAVEALRRIDPDTLSPRQALEKIYELRKLAGNEEGSE; encoded by the coding sequence ATGACCGGGAAGATGACACCCGCCATGCGGCAGTTCTATACGATGAAGGAGAAGCATCCGGACTGCATCATTTTTTTCCGCATGGGAGACTTTTACGAGACATTCGGTCATGACGCCGAGGTGGTGGCCCGGGACCTCGACATCGTGCTGACCGCCCGGGGCAAGGACCGGGAGGGGAACCGGATGCCCCTTGCCGGCGTGCCCTACCATGCGGCCGAGACCTATATCTCCCGCCTCGTCTCGAAGGGGCACCGGGTAGCGGTCTGCGAGCAGATCGAGGACCCGAAGAAGGTGAAGGGGATCGTGAAGCGGGACGTGGTGCGGGTGATCACGCCCGGCACCGTCATCGACGAATCGATGATCGGATCGGCGCATGCACGCTACCTGATGGCGCTCTGCCAGGATGGTGGGCGGCGGCGGGTCGGCATGGCATTCCTGGACATCTCCACCGGGGAATTTTTTGTGGAGGAGCGGGACGCCGACGGGGAGGATATGGGCGTCGTGCTCTCCGAGGTGGAGCGCTACCGCCCGCAGGAGTGCATTGCCGTATCCGTCCCCCCTGCCCTGGAGCGGCGCCTTTCAGAGGAGGGCGTGGTGGTCACCACCTTCAGGGAGGAGGCGTTTGAGCCTGCACGGGCCCGCACCGCCCTCCTCGAGCATTTCGGCACCCATTCCCTCGAGGGGTTCGGGTGCGAGGAGGGCATGGACACCGCCGTCCGCGCCGCCGGTGCGGCGCTGATCTATGCCACCGAGACGCAGTTCACCGCCCTCTCCCATATCACCGGCCTCTCGGTCCGCCTGCCGGCAGAACAGATGGCGCTTGATGCGATCACCCTCAAAAACCTGGAGGTCACGGCGACCATCCGCGGCGAGGGAAAGGAGGGCACCCTTCTGCATGTGCTCGACCGCACAAAAACGGCGATGGGAAGCCGGACCCTCAGGGACCGCCTCGTCAACCCCCTTCTCTCGGTCGCCGGGATCAACCGCCGTCTCGATGCCGTCGAATATTTCTGCGGCAACACCGCCGTCCGCACGGGTCTTCGCGATCTCCTTCGCGGATGCGCCGATATCGAACGGATTGCCGGGCGGATCGCCTACGGCAATGCCACGCCCAGGGACCTGATCAACCTGATGACCTCGCTCGATGCCGTCTCCGGGATCCGCACCTTTCTCCCGGACGACGTCCCGCCCGAGATCGCCGACGCCTGTGGCGCCCTCGGCGATTTTTCCGATGTGATCGACCTGATCGGGAGGGCCATCGTCGATGAGCCCCCGGCAAACCTCAAGAACGGCGGGGTGATCAGGGGGGGATACAGCCCCGACCTCGACGAACTGCGTGGCCTCTCCGGTTCCGGGCGTTCATGGATCGCCGAATTCCAGCAGTCGGAACGGGAGCGGACCGGCATCAAGTCCCTGAAGGTGAAGTACAACCGGGTCTTCGGCTACTCCATCGAGGTGACAAAACCCAACCTCCACCTCGTCCCGCCGGAGTACGAGCGGCGGCAGACGACCGCAAACGGCGAACGCTTCACCACGCCCGCCCTGCGGGAGAAGGAGACGATCATCACCAATGCCGACGAACGCCTCCTCTCCCTGGAGGCCGAACTCTTTGCCGGACTGATCCAGACCCTTGCCGGATACACCGGCGGCTTCCAGGAGACCGGGCGGGCCGTCGGCGTGCTCGACGTCCATGCGGCGCTCGCCGGGGTGGCCCTTCACAACGCCTATTCCCGCCCTGAGATCACCGACAACACAAAGACCATCATCAGGGACGGGCGCCACCCGGTCGTCGAGGAGATGACGCCCGGCGCCTTCGTCCCGAACGACACCCTCATCGACGGGGGAGGCGACCAGGTGCTGATCATCACCGGGGCCAACATGGCCGGAAAATCCACCTACATGCGGGCCGTCGCCCTGATCACCATCATGGCGCAGATCGGGAGTTTCGTGCCCGCCTCCTACGCCTCGATCGGTCTCGTGGACCGGGTGTTCACGCGGGTCGGCGCCTCCGACGACCTTGCGAGCGGTCGGAGCACCTTCATGGTCGAGATGCAGGAGTGCGCCAACATCCTGAACAATGTGACCGACCGGAGTCTTGTCGTCCTGGACGAGATCGGGCGGGGCACGAGCACCATCGACGGGTATGCGATCGCCAGGGCCGTGCTCGAGTACCTGCACGGGAGCGGGCGGCAGGGGCCCCGCACCCTCTTCGCCACCCACTTCCACCAGCTCATAGAGGTGGAGGGGAGCCTGAAGAGGGTGAGAAATTTCCATTTCGCCGTCAAGGAGACGGGATCTGAGGTGATATTCCTCAGGAAGATCATCCCCGGCGCCACCGACAAGAGTTATGGCGTCCATGTCGCCCGTCTTGCCGGCGTGCCGGCGAAGGTGACGAAGCGTGCCGAAGGGATCATCCGTGATATCGGGAACGGCGCCGCCTCCTCGGGCAAGGGGGGGCCGAAATACACGCAGATGCTCCTGATATCCGACAATCCGGCGCCCCCGGTGCACAATCCGGCGGTCGAGGCATTGCGCCGGATCGATCCCGACACCCTGAGCCCGCGCCAGGCGCTCGAGAAGATCTATGAACTGCGCAAACTCGCCGGAAACGAGGAGGGATCAGAATGA